From the genome of Branchiostoma lanceolatum isolate klBraLanc5 chromosome 11, klBraLanc5.hap2, whole genome shotgun sequence:
TAACCATGATGGAACAGTTCTAATGCTGTCTGGCACTTTCATTCAGTAATATAAATATTACATAAATTCAGCTAAATCaattaatgtttgtttgtttgtttatttatttatttgtttatttgttgaaaGAAAGTAAGAGGGGCTAGTTGAGACAATTAGTGAGAAAATTACCACCTATTCTGGCTAAACGTGTCCACTTCCCaccttttaagttttatttgACCTAAATGATTACACAACATTTTCAAGTATCTGTAAGCACTTTTATTCctccaaaatgatgatgatttgagGCATATTCAGCTgtaatatataaagagaatagCAGACCCACtaccaaatacacacacacatgagaACAGTATAACCACTTCATAACAGTCTATCGTGCACACTTAATTCATCAATTTTCTACAATCTGATAGTACAACTGTGGGAAACTATTCAAAAGTCTCTGTCCTTGTCTGTTGTCAGTAAAGTTAACAATATCAGATTCACTATATACACAAGGCTATCATCTTatataccaggatttatctcataATGTCTTGAATAGTAAATCTAAGTACATGTGACACATAACAACCCCTGCATGATATAcacaggaaaatatatcaaagaaatccctccaatgattgtaaaagcccattctcaCCCCATACTACACTCTATCTTGTATTGAGCTGCATGTattagtatactgtaaatgctgataTGCTCGCAGTGGTTTGATGCTTTTCCAATACAGTAGCGGTATTTGACAATAACGCTGCcgcaaacttcaaaccaccgcgaataccccattttccccttagcacgaaatgaaaacaatgcacacttaaatgcatttacagtctaGTACTACTGGTACAAATGTAGATTATGTAGTACCTGTCCAGTAGACGACAATTATTACTTGGTACCTTGTGCAATTATCAATTAACAGTGAATCTATATTGGTGTTTCGTTGGGATAGATGATGTGGACAGTGTTTGTGAATGAATCAGTCACCACCAGCTGTCCCTGTGGTCCCATACCGACGGCCTGGGGTTCTATCATATACGAGTCTGTATTCATGCGTCTGAGGACTTTTCCTTGCTTGTCCAACAGGTGTACAGAGTAGCCTCTACATTTTGCCACAAAGATGTTACCTGCCCTGTCTGTACAGAATCTGCCATGTGACATCACAGACTCATTGTAACAACTTCCCTCCCCTTCAAACCTGAACAGAAACCGTCCATactcattgtacatgtagacacaGTCTTTGTCTGCGCCTAAAACAAGAACTAATATGTTCCCATCCCCGTCCACAGTTATGGAGGATGGCTTTTTCATTCCCATATGTGTAGTTCTCACAGGTGGCCCATCTGACCTGAACACATGCACTTCCCAAAAACCCTTGGCCAAGTGTTCTGTGGATTGTGTGATGAGGATGTGGTTCCTCCAGGTGTCCACACTAACAAGTCTGTTAATGCATACCTTCACAAAGTCAAACTTCCTCAGCACCCTGCCCTGTTTGTCAAACTGCACAAGAAGCTCAGCAGACTCTGTGTTCCCCACCACCCACAAGTTCCCCTCCCCGTCCAGGGCCACATCATGTGGGCACATGCCCTCCCCATCACGGACAACACCCTGCGGGTACACGAACATCACATAAACTTGTAGGAATGACTTATAAAACAAGGAAAAAGGCAAGAATGTTGGGAACTGGCGGACAAATGTTCCCTGCAGGGTGAAGACTTGGATTCTCTGGTTGCCTGTGTCTGCGACAAAGATCTCCCCTTCCTCTGACACTGTAACACCTTGCGGATGGTTAAATTGTCCTGCTTCTGATCCCTCCTGACCAAATGTTATTGTTTCTGCCTTGTCTACATTATCAGATGTGGGTGCAGATGAGACAAACTCAGGGACCGTCACATGTCCCAGTACTGGCGCTGGGGTGTCCGTGGGCTGGGTTTGTACAGGAGTTGATGATACTTTTTCTCTGTGCTTTCCTACAACTTCTGTCAGAAAAACTTCTTGGCCAAGATATTGGCCCCCTCCCTGTTCGATTTCTTGTTCTGCTCGATCACAAGCAGCAGACAGTTCACTCACATCTGCTAACACTCTGTCCCTTTCCTCTTGCAACTCTTCTTTGTTCTTCATGTATTCTTCATCCagtgttttttctttctctctcagaCTTTTGAGAAATCCACAGTAGAATTCTAAGATGTTCCTCCCCTCATTGATAAATGCTTGAAACGGCGCCTTCCT
Proteins encoded in this window:
- the LOC136444984 gene encoding tripartite motif-containing protein 3-like; amino-acid sequence: MAAGSSSLGEQISEELTCSICLELFTRPKVLPCQHTFCQDCLQDLASRRVPFQCPNCRQVVKLPRQGVAGLPDSHIVANMCNKLQNQAKLSEDPRKQSQSGNRCSFHPSEEVKFYCKQCNMPVCNECLDEMHSDHGTISLKKASRERKAPFQAFINEGRNILEFYCGFLKSLREKEKTLDEEYMKNKEELQEERDRVLADVSELSAACDRAEQEIEQGGGQYLGQEVFLTEVVGKHREKVSSTPVQTQPTDTPAPVLGHVTVPEFVSSAPTSDNVDKAETITFGQEGSEAGQFNHPQGVTVSEEGEIFVADTGNQRIQVFTLQGTFVRQFPTFLPFSLFYKSFLQVYVMFVYPQGVVRDGEGMCPHDVALDGEGNLWVVGNTESAELLVQFDKQGRVLRKFDFVKVCINRLVSVDTWRNHILITQSTEHLAKGFWEVHVFRSDGPPVRTTHMGMKKPSSITVDGDGNILVLVLGADKDCVYMYNEYGRFLFRFEGEGSCYNESVMSHGRFCTDRAGNIFVAKCRGYSVHLLDKQGKVLRRMNTDSYMIEPQAVGMGPQGQLVVTDSFTNTVHIIYPNETPI